A portion of the Granulosicoccus antarcticus IMCC3135 genome contains these proteins:
- a CDS encoding GntR family transcriptional regulator — protein sequence MTSAKQPFNGMIVYQRLRRAILEQALLPGTRLREDAIGEQFGVSRTIVRQALVRLETEHLVETQRNRGSCVAEPSLDEAEQIFEIRHCLEGEVIRRLVDRISVIGLESLDSHVAHEARVQGKNGPASIRLAGEFHILLAELTGNKILANYVSELVTRCSLILAMYSRSHSSDCAVNEHRSIIQAIRDKDIKSAMTIMDHHLGAVQGRADLSGDEKDNLQSVLARYAEDPPA from the coding sequence ATGACGTCAGCTAAACAACCTTTTAACGGCATGATCGTCTATCAACGACTGCGCCGAGCTATCCTGGAACAGGCACTGCTACCGGGCACGCGACTCAGAGAAGATGCTATTGGAGAGCAGTTCGGCGTTAGTCGAACCATCGTGCGCCAGGCACTGGTCAGGCTCGAAACCGAACATCTGGTAGAAACTCAGCGCAATCGCGGATCGTGCGTGGCAGAACCATCTCTTGACGAGGCCGAGCAGATATTCGAGATCCGGCACTGCTTAGAGGGCGAAGTCATCCGTCGACTGGTTGATCGCATATCGGTAATTGGCCTGGAGTCGCTGGATTCACATGTAGCCCATGAGGCCCGTGTGCAAGGCAAGAATGGTCCGGCATCCATACGTCTGGCAGGCGAGTTTCATATCCTGCTGGCCGAACTCACTGGCAACAAGATTCTGGCCAACTACGTCTCAGAGCTTGTTACCCGCTGCTCACTGATACTGGCGATGTACAGCAGAAGCCACTCAAGTGACTGCGCGGTTAATGAGCACCGCAGCATCATTCAAGCTATTCGTGACAAGGACATCAAGAGCGCCATGACCATCATGGATCACCATCTGGGCGCAGTACAGGGTCGTGCTGATTTGTCCGGCGATGAAAAAGACAACCTTCAGTCAGTACTGGCTCGATACGCAGAGGACCCACCTGCATGA
- a CDS encoding flavin reductase family protein: MTHTQFNFDSLNPKDIYKLLIGTVVPRPIAWVTTISTDGVPNAAPYSFFNCLSSDPPILALGIENRVDRTFKDTAANIRSTEEFTVNIVGRSNIDAMNITATSFPEEVNEMEKAGLTMIDGSSVACPRIAEAPVSFECKRHVGIEVGSSREIVLGLVLRAFIRSDIVNPQNHHTDHERLDAVGRMGGQGYAFSQDYFDLPGMSVEQFDSGHYPRFSGTES; the protein is encoded by the coding sequence ATGACCCACACTCAATTCAATTTCGACAGCCTTAATCCGAAAGACATCTACAAACTGCTTATCGGTACGGTTGTTCCCCGCCCTATTGCCTGGGTCACCACAATCAGCACCGATGGCGTGCCGAATGCGGCACCTTACAGCTTCTTCAATTGCTTATCCTCTGACCCACCCATTCTTGCACTGGGAATAGAGAACAGAGTTGACCGCACATTCAAGGATACGGCCGCCAATATACGAAGCACCGAAGAGTTTACCGTCAACATCGTCGGGCGCTCGAACATCGATGCGATGAACATCACCGCAACCTCATTCCCGGAAGAGGTCAACGAGATGGAAAAAGCGGGCCTCACCATGATCGATGGTAGCTCGGTCGCCTGCCCACGAATTGCTGAAGCTCCCGTATCGTTTGAATGCAAACGTCACGTGGGGATTGAAGTCGGCAGCTCTCGCGAGATTGTTCTTGGCCTTGTTCTTCGAGCCTTCATTCGCTCGGATATCGTCAACCCGCAGAATCACCATACCGACCATGAAAGACTTGATGCCGTTGGCAGAATGGGTGGCCAGGGTTATGCGTTCTCGCAAGACTACTTCGATCTACCCGGCATGAGTGTTGAGCAGTTCGACTCCGGTCACTACCCGCGTTTCTCAGGAACGGAATCCTAG